The Salinicoccus roseus DNA segment TGAGTCCATTTCCGGCAGACTGCTTAGGCTGGTCCTTTGCGGATTCTGAAGATGTTCCTTCGCCTCTGTCGTCATCATCCCGGCCGTTGTCGTCACTATCGTCGTCCCGGTCATCATCATCCCGATCGAATGACTCTTCAAGAACTGTCAGATTGTTGGCATCGATATCGACGTCATATTCCTCATTGCCGTTTTCCAGCTCTATTTCATAGTAGTAGATGCCATCATCCTCTTCGAGCTCCACTCCCTGCACCTTGCCGTCAAAATTCTTCTTCGCCGCATCGACCGCTTCCTGCGCGCTCTTCTTTACATTGCCTTCAGCTTCAGCGCTCATAACAGCAGTCGTGCCTTCCGTATGATTGTCTTCCCAGTTCATATCCGTTTCCGCATTTGCACTTGAACACGCACCCAGTACGAGCGCCGATGCGATACTTCCAATCAGCAGATGATTTTTTTTGATTATCATTCATAACGCCTCCTTAATGTTTGTAACCTCATTATAGGAAGCCATCAATAGAGGACGGTTAACGAAAAATTAAAAGATGATTAAAGCACTCCTGGATTTCTTTTAATGAAACACTCCACCAGACATTTATACAAGCTCCAGCCTTTCCTTGTAACATTTCCTGCAGACGGGCACATACTCCTCGTCTCCAATCTGTATCGTTTCGCCGATGTTGGTCGGCACGCCATTCAAAAGCCGCATATTGAGCGTCGCCTTCTTGTTGCAGAACTGGCAGATGGTCTTCAGTTCATCGATGGCATCACAGAGTTCCAGCAGCACCTGGCTGCCTTCGAACAGCTGATTGCGGAAGTCCGTCTTCAGTCCGAAGCAGATGACTGGTATGTCCAGGTCGTCGGCGATGTCGCTCAGCCTATGGACATCGGCCCGGGAGAGGAACTGTGCCTCGTCCACTACTACCGCATGCACCTTATCCTGCTCGTGGATGGCTTTGACCTCTTCATAAACGGTGTCGGTAATATACTCGCATATCAGTTCAAGACCGATCCTCGATCTGATCCTTTTATGACCGCTCCGTGTATCTATAGGCGTGGAGTAGGCCAGGCACTGCTTGCCCTGGGTCGTATATTGGTGGTGTGTAGTGATGATCTGGTTGCTTTTGTTGCTCTGCATCGTTCCGTATCGATAATATAGTTTTGCCATGTGGATTCCAACTCCCTATATGTATTCCTACTATTTGAGTATGAATGGTTGACTTTAATCCTTTTCCTCTATAGTATTACTAATTATATTCTGACAATTAACCCCTAGGAGTGATGAGATGGATTTCAGTATTCTGAACCAGAGCCCTGTGCTCGATGGCCATACAGTCGCAGCTTCCCTGAGGGATACCGTAGACCTTGCCATCCGGGCGGACAGCCTCGGATATCGGCGTTATTTTGTCGCCGAGCACCACAATGATGAGAACCTTGCTGGCACAGCACCGGAAATTATGATATCACACCTGCTCGCCCATACAGAACAGATGCATATCGGTTCCGGTGGAGTGATGCTTCAACATTATAACCCCTTTAAAGTCGCAGAACAATTCCAGCTTATGCAGCATTTGGGCTCCGGCCGTGTAGACCTGGGAGTCGGAAAAGCACCTGGCGGACTGCCGTTATCGACCCAGGCATTGCAGCATGGACTGCGCGAAGAGGCAGTCTCCTTCGACAGGAAGTTCAAAGACCTCAAGCGCTTCCTGTCCCAGGAACCTCCGGAGGGATGGGACGGGTTGAAGACCTCTCCGGACACCTCCCATCCGCCGGATCTTTTTCTGCTCGGCTCGAGCCCCTCTTCAGCGAGGTTTGCAGCTGAGGAGGGCGCCCATTTCATCTATGCCCATTTCATCACCAATAACGAACG contains these protein-coding regions:
- a CDS encoding PepSY domain-containing protein, with translation MIIKKNHLLIGSIASALVLGACSSANAETDMNWEDNHTEGTTAVMSAEAEGNVKKSAQEAVDAAKKNFDGKVQGVELEEDDGIYYYEIELENGNEEYDVDIDANNLTVLEESFDRDDDDRDDDSDDNGRDDDDRGEGTSSESAKDQPKQSAGNGLISSTEALKIAQNEVGGEVKEWDFDEDDKEYEVELETEGKEYEVEIDARTGKVTEIDE
- a CDS encoding thymidine kinase; amino-acid sequence: MAKLYYRYGTMQSNKSNQIITTHHQYTTQGKQCLAYSTPIDTRSGHKRIRSRIGLELICEYITDTVYEEVKAIHEQDKVHAVVVDEAQFLSRADVHRLSDIADDLDIPVICFGLKTDFRNQLFEGSQVLLELCDAIDELKTICQFCNKKATLNMRLLNGVPTNIGETIQIGDEEYVPVCRKCYKERLELV
- a CDS encoding MsnO8 family LLM class oxidoreductase; protein product: MDFSILNQSPVLDGHTVAASLRDTVDLAIRADSLGYRRYFVAEHHNDENLAGTAPEIMISHLLAHTEQMHIGSGGVMLQHYNPFKVAEQFQLMQHLGSGRVDLGVGKAPGGLPLSTQALQHGLREEAVSFDRKFKDLKRFLSQEPPEGWDGLKTSPDTSHPPDLFLLGSSPSSARFAAEEGAHFIYAHFITNNERLLEESIRAFREYNGRGRFVVALSVLVTDDPHTQEKIISRNRIFKLTFEDGRVLRVGSEDKADELLSTTSGQVDVEIIEPHIVAGTAAEVLSTLDEMASKTGIDELMFHLPTHDAALRHETVQALAPVHTIHAAQKSNTL